The Zingiber officinale cultivar Zhangliang chromosome 10A, Zo_v1.1, whole genome shotgun sequence genome contains a region encoding:
- the LOC122027599 gene encoding uncharacterized protein LOC122027599, whose protein sequence is MSTTLISSGGEASVAAAAAAAAVVELEFVACDCCGLTEECTPAYIAIVRERHGGKWLCGLCAEAVRDELLRSGLVISTEEAMDRHATFCRSFRSAKAAAVDPSEQLIAAIKQCLRRSLEAPRAVRSTPSSPRTGVGLGARSNLVRTGSGFPDLLG, encoded by the coding sequence ATGTCGACTACGCTGATTAGTAGCGGGGGAGAAGCCTccgtggcggcggcggcggcggcggcggcagtaGTGGAGTTGGAGTTCGTGGCGTGCGACTGCTGCGGCCTCACGGAGGAGTGCACGCCGGCGTACATCGCGATCGTGCGGGAGCGGCACGGGGGCAAGTGGCTATGCGGCCTCTGCGCGGAGGCCGTGCGGGATGAGCTCCTACGCTCTGGACTCGTGATCTCGACGGAAGAGGCCATGGACCGGCACGCCACCTTCTGCCGGAGCTTCAGGTCCGCCAAGGCGGCGGCGGTCGACCCGTCGGAGCAGTTGATCGCGGCCATCAAGCAGTGCCTCCGGCGGAGCCTCGAGGCGCCGCGGGCTGTGCGATCGACACCGAGCAGCCCCCGGACCGGTGTCGGCCTTGGGGCCCGGTCCAACTTGGTCCGGACCGGGAGCGGCTTCCCCGATCTGCTTGGCTGA